From the Salarias fasciatus chromosome 16, fSalaFa1.1, whole genome shotgun sequence genome, one window contains:
- the LOC115403306 gene encoding LOW QUALITY PROTEIN: telomere-associated protein RIF1-like (The sequence of the model RefSeq protein was modified relative to this genomic sequence to represent the inferred CDS: inserted 4 bases in 4 codons; deleted 3 bases in 3 codons) has protein sequence MAGRGLRTACGLLPLLETLEERSAGQAEHTDAYLTIASRISGDEGRQFLPAVEKYFCLLANSILGHMSSSSPELSQAALQALGFCVYHPQVAARLSETFTGEILAGLCSVVIKSTEKKHCTRALWVISKQNFPADMVAKKVPSILGRWRACGSGRTSSPSPMEHEALNVIIRLLEQVPSSMGEDAVRGAKLVVPLVVHSASKVRLRAAAAMELGLPLLLERQAEVAAVIEPMMSTKLIPEXQKLFMSKNESNVLKLWPLFVKLLGKLLHRGGPFIXSLLPLEELGFRSSSPAIKKIAFIAWKSLXDNFALNPDILSSAKRMKLLMQPLSXIHVRTEALLRSPRWRLWWYLAVQLGPNLSSNFDWSCTFGFDSSSSRSSISNGTASPATPKSGFSSRAARSGSL, from the exons ATGGCGGGGCGGGGCCTGCGGACCGCCTGCGGCCTCCTGCCGCtgctggagaccctggaggagCGCTCCGCCGGACAGGCGGAGCACACGGACGCCTACCTGACCATCGCCAG ccgaaTCAGCGGAGACGAGGGCCGTCAGTTCCTCCCGGCGGTGGAGAAGTACTTCTGCCTCCTGGCGAACTCCATCCTG GGTCACATGAGCAGCTCCAGCCCCGAGCTGAGCCAGGCCGCCCTGCAGGCCCTGGGCTTCTGCGTCTATCACCCCCAGGTCGCCGCCAGGCTGTCGG aaACCTTCACCGGGGAGATCCTGGCGGGGCTGTGCTCGGTGGTGATCAAATCCACCGAAAAGAAACACTGCACCCGGGCATTGTGGGTAATCTCCAAACAGAACTTCCCCGCAGACATGGTCGCCaaaaaa GTGCCGTCCATCCTGGGGAGGTGGAGAGCGTGTGGGTCCGGGAGGACGTCCAGTCCGTCACCCATGGAGCACGAAGCCCTCAACGTCATCATCAGG CTGCTGGAGCAGGTTCCCTCCTCCATGGGCGAGGACGCCGTGCGGGGGGCCAAGCTGGTCGTCCCGCTGGTCGTCCACTCCGCCTCCAAGGTGCGTCTGCGTGCGGCGGCGGCCATGGAGCTggggctgccgctgctgctggagaggcaGGCGGAGGTGGCCGCC GTCATCGAGCCCATGATGTCCACG AAACTGATCCCGG CGCAGAAGCTCTTCATGTCTAAGAACGAGAGCAACGTCCTGAAGCTGTGGCCG CTGTTCGTGAAGCTGCTGGGGAAG ctgctgcaccgaggCGGCCCGTTCA ACTCGCTGCTCCCCCTGGAGGAGCTCGGCTTCCGCAGCTCGTCTCCCGCCATCAAGAAGATCGCCTTCATCGCCTGGAAGAGCC ACGACAACTTCGCTCTCAACC caGACATCCTGTCCAGCGCCAAGCGCATGAAGCTGCTGATGCAGCCGCTGT TCATCCACGTGCGCACCGAGGCGCTGCTGCGCTCACCAAGGTGGAGGTTGTGGTGGTACCTGGCCGTGCAG CTCGGGCCCAACCTGTCCTCCAACTTCGACTGGTCG TGCACCTTCGGGTTCGACTCTTCGTCTTCCAGAAGCTCCATCTCAAATGGAACTGCTTCCCCCGCCACCCCCAAGTCAG gcttcAGCAGTCGGGCAGCTCGTTCCGGTTCTCTCTGA